The following are encoded together in the Nocardia sp. XZ_19_385 genome:
- a CDS encoding aminoglycoside phosphotransferase family protein, with translation MEFSQGWDSFATLVDGRWVDRRPRRPEVAEQLRRETRLMPWLAPLLPLPVPVPSVVSDEPLVVRHALVSGEPLESPSAEDGVAVGKFLRALHDSSVAEAVRQGLPPTAETESSWVAEISRFKAQVVPLIPVSQQDSALTILEALREFPADTVVHGDLGPEHVLVDGGRVSGVIDFGDAHVGDAAIDLAWALHGAPKAFAHAVAAAYGVTGELRRRALVWHQLGPWHEVTYGADIGDIAVQQSGLAGVLERLKGSGEIPLR, from the coding sequence ATGGAGTTCTCGCAAGGGTGGGACAGCTTCGCCACGCTGGTTGATGGGCGCTGGGTTGATCGACGGCCGCGGCGGCCGGAGGTTGCCGAGCAGCTTCGGCGGGAGACTCGGTTGATGCCTTGGCTGGCACCGTTGTTGCCGCTGCCGGTGCCGGTCCCCTCGGTAGTCTCGGACGAACCGCTGGTCGTGCGGCATGCGCTCGTGTCTGGTGAGCCGCTCGAGTCTCCGAGTGCCGAAGATGGTGTGGCGGTCGGGAAATTTCTGCGCGCACTGCACGACAGTTCCGTCGCCGAAGCGGTTCGGCAGGGGTTGCCGCCGACGGCGGAAACCGAGAGCAGCTGGGTTGCGGAGATCAGCCGATTCAAAGCTCAGGTTGTGCCGTTGATTCCTGTCTCGCAACAGGATTCGGCGCTGACAATCCTCGAGGCACTACGGGAGTTCCCGGCCGATACGGTCGTTCATGGCGACCTCGGCCCTGAGCATGTGCTGGTAGACGGCGGGCGGGTCTCCGGGGTGATCGACTTCGGGGACGCCCACGTCGGCGATGCCGCGATCGACTTGGCCTGGGCGCTGCACGGCGCGCCGAAGGCATTTGCCCACGCTGTCGCCGCCGCCTACGGAGTCACCGGCGAGCTGCGTCGGCGAGCACTGGTCTGGCACCAGCTGGGGCCCTGGCACGAGGTGACCTACGGCGCGGATATCGGCGATATCGCTGTCCAGCAAAGCGGTTTGGCCGGTGTGCTCGAAAGGCTGAAAGGTTCCGGCGAGATACCTCTACGGTGA
- a CDS encoding GNAT family N-acetyltransferase, which yields MPDAVRPDALVIAPATRDDWAIVVEWADREGWNPGEGDATTFFTQDPDGFFLGKLDGEPATAVSVVNYGAHYAFLGFYLVRPELRGYGLGIATWTAGLAHAGTRVVGLDGVPDQQANYRRSGFELSCASSTAA from the coding sequence ATGCCGGATGCCGTGCGCCCTGACGCACTCGTAATCGCTCCTGCCACCCGCGACGACTGGGCGATTGTCGTCGAATGGGCCGACCGGGAGGGCTGGAATCCGGGCGAGGGCGACGCGACCACCTTCTTCACCCAGGATCCGGACGGATTCTTCCTCGGGAAGCTGGATGGCGAGCCCGCCACGGCGGTATCGGTCGTGAATTACGGTGCGCACTACGCATTTCTGGGTTTTTATCTGGTGCGCCCCGAGCTGCGCGGATACGGCCTCGGCATCGCCACCTGGACAGCCGGGCTCGCGCATGCGGGCACCCGCGTCGTGGGCCTCGACGGCGTACCCGACCAGCAGGCCAACTACCGGCGCAGCGGCTTCGAACTGTCCTGCGCATCGTCGACGGCCGCCTGA
- the glnA gene encoding type I glutamate--ammonia ligase, producing MAHSTEGILDFIREENVEYIDIRFCDVPGVQQHFSVPAVMFGDDLVQNGLAFDGSSVRGFQSIHESDMLLLPDLRTARLDPFRGAKTLNMNCFVHDPHTLEAYSRDPRNVARKAEEYLRSTSIADTAYFGPEAEFYIFDSVRYSTSMNRAFYEVDSASASWNTGEKFNPDGTLNRGYKVRPKGGYFPVAPYDHDVDLRDEMCTKLQAAGLELEKGHHEVGTAGQAEINYKYNTLLAAADDLQLYKYIIKNTAWNSGKTVTFMPKPLFGDNGSGMHVHQSLWKDGEPLFHDESGYAGLSDLARHYIGGLLLHAPSLLAFTNPTVNSYKRLVPGYEAPVNLVYSQRNRSAAVRIPVTGSNRFAKRLEFRCPDSSGNPYLAFAAMMMAGLDGIKNKIEPATPIDKDLYELTPEESAEVNRTPASLEIVIDRLEADHDYLTEGNVFTDDLIETWIRLKRDTEIAEINVRPHPYEFDLYFDV from the coding sequence ATTGCCCACAGCACCGAAGGAATCCTGGACTTCATCCGCGAGGAGAACGTCGAATACATCGACATCCGATTCTGTGATGTTCCCGGTGTGCAACAACACTTCTCGGTCCCGGCCGTCATGTTCGGCGACGACCTGGTGCAGAACGGTCTCGCCTTCGACGGTTCGTCGGTGCGCGGGTTCCAGTCCATCCACGAATCCGACATGCTGCTGCTGCCGGATCTGCGCACCGCCCGGCTGGATCCGTTCCGGGGCGCGAAAACGCTGAACATGAACTGTTTCGTGCACGACCCGCACACCCTCGAGGCCTACAGCCGGGACCCGCGCAATGTCGCCCGCAAAGCCGAGGAGTACCTGCGCAGCACCAGTATCGCCGACACCGCCTACTTCGGGCCCGAGGCCGAGTTCTACATTTTCGACTCCGTCCGCTACAGCACCTCGATGAACCGCGCTTTCTACGAAGTGGATTCGGCGTCGGCCTCGTGGAACACCGGCGAGAAATTCAATCCCGACGGGACGTTGAACCGCGGCTACAAAGTCCGGCCCAAGGGCGGCTATTTCCCAGTCGCGCCCTACGACCACGATGTCGACCTACGCGACGAGATGTGCACCAAACTGCAGGCCGCGGGACTGGAACTGGAGAAGGGCCACCACGAGGTCGGTACCGCCGGGCAGGCCGAAATCAACTACAAATACAACACTTTGCTCGCCGCGGCCGACGACCTGCAGCTCTACAAGTACATCATCAAGAACACCGCCTGGAACTCGGGCAAGACGGTCACCTTCATGCCGAAACCGCTGTTCGGTGACAACGGCTCCGGCATGCACGTGCACCAATCTCTCTGGAAGGACGGCGAACCCCTCTTCCACGACGAATCCGGCTATGCCGGGCTTTCCGACCTCGCCCGCCATTACATCGGCGGCCTGCTCCTGCACGCCCCGTCCCTGCTGGCGTTCACCAACCCGACCGTGAACTCCTACAAACGCCTGGTCCCCGGCTATGAAGCCCCGGTCAATCTGGTCTACAGCCAGCGCAACCGGTCCGCCGCCGTCCGTATCCCCGTCACCGGCAGCAACCGCTTCGCCAAACGCCTCGAATTCCGCTGCCCCGACTCCTCCGGCAACCCCTACCTCGCCTTCGCCGCCATGATGATGGCCGGCCTGGACGGCATCAAGAACAAGATCGAACCCGCCACCCCGATCGACAAAGACCTCTACGAACTCACCCCCGAAGAATCCGCCGAGGTCAACCGAACCCCGGCCAGCCTCGAAATAGTCATCGACCGTCTCGAAGCCGACCACGACTACCTCACCGAAGGCAACGTCTTCACCGACGACCTCATCGAAACCTGGATCCGCCTCAAGCGCGACACCGAGATCGCCGAAATCAACGTCCGCCCCCATCCTTACGAATTCGATCTGTACTTCGACGTGTAG
- a CDS encoding right-handed parallel beta-helix repeat-containing protein — MNSSPLRLAVGVLCCAVTAGVLPGFAAADPGRTWYVGANAAADGNGSEAAPFNTLAAVSAASGDGDSIVVLPASTPLDGGIALKTGQKLLGRGGALTNTTAAHDGDAVRLAPGTEVRDIIVAGAQRAGIYGRNVGSVVISGNTITDTNRGCQTGFVVQPFPPMLGVPFGMSLPAAPNLISLTNGYAGIMVDSDSGASTLSIDRNTVRDTACGDGIDVRTSGTAQVTATLTDNLTEDINEGLTKFSVLAVGMQSTGTSALTATLRGNTQRRIALPANDPKNAVADSEGLFINAAERARMRITIDRNRYEHGGGHFSANGIEFVTSNGTPDSEVTLTNSEFRDVPGDIVQNLNLSNEGARQVMTIDGLIASGSSFPGEVLNPIVPGNLGTCLFSASFGRDNHTALTLRNAHLSQCSADGLGVYAYSPAGPNPARHLMTFAVSDTTISGATVADLHVRAVGDLTLTGQLERTRVAGEIALGQSGGALGPGSVLDFTGGRNCLSPTASEALARSPLPVNVGTGLSCG; from the coding sequence ATGAATTCGTCTCCGCTGCGTCTCGCGGTGGGTGTCCTGTGTTGCGCGGTCACCGCGGGCGTCCTGCCCGGGTTCGCCGCGGCCGACCCGGGCCGCACCTGGTATGTCGGCGCGAACGCGGCGGCGGACGGAAATGGTTCGGAGGCAGCGCCTTTCAATACGCTTGCCGCGGTCTCGGCCGCATCCGGAGACGGTGACAGCATCGTCGTGCTGCCCGCGTCCACGCCACTGGACGGCGGTATCGCGCTCAAAACCGGCCAGAAACTCCTCGGCCGCGGCGGCGCGCTGACGAATACGACCGCGGCCCACGACGGTGACGCTGTACGGCTGGCGCCCGGCACCGAGGTCCGCGACATCATCGTCGCGGGCGCGCAACGCGCCGGAATCTACGGCCGCAACGTGGGATCGGTAGTGATCAGCGGAAATACGATCACCGACACGAACCGCGGCTGCCAGACCGGCTTCGTCGTCCAGCCGTTCCCGCCCATGCTCGGCGTCCCGTTCGGCATGTCCCTGCCCGCGGCCCCGAATCTGATCTCGCTGACCAACGGCTACGCGGGCATCATGGTCGACTCCGATTCCGGCGCCAGCACCCTGTCCATCGACCGGAACACGGTGCGCGACACCGCCTGTGGCGACGGCATCGATGTCCGCACCAGCGGCACCGCGCAGGTGACCGCCACCCTGACCGACAACCTCACCGAGGACATCAACGAGGGCCTGACCAAGTTCTCGGTCCTCGCGGTGGGCATGCAGAGCACCGGCACCTCCGCCTTGACAGCTACCCTGCGCGGCAACACCCAGCGCCGAATCGCATTGCCCGCCAATGATCCGAAGAACGCCGTCGCCGACAGCGAGGGCCTGTTCATCAATGCCGCCGAACGCGCGCGCATGCGAATCACCATCGACCGCAACCGCTACGAGCATGGCGGCGGCCACTTCTCCGCCAACGGCATCGAATTCGTCACCAGCAACGGCACGCCCGACAGCGAGGTCACCCTGACCAACAGCGAATTCCGGGACGTGCCGGGCGATATCGTGCAGAACCTGAACCTCAGCAACGAGGGCGCCCGCCAGGTCATGACCATCGACGGCCTCATCGCCTCCGGCTCCAGTTTCCCGGGCGAGGTGCTCAACCCGATCGTTCCCGGCAACCTCGGAACCTGTTTGTTCTCGGCCAGTTTCGGCCGCGACAACCACACCGCGCTGACCCTGCGCAACGCTCACCTGAGCCAGTGCAGCGCCGACGGTCTCGGCGTCTACGCCTACTCCCCCGCCGGCCCGAACCCCGCACGCCACCTCATGACCTTCGCCGTCTCCGACACCACGATCTCCGGCGCCACCGTCGCCGACCTGCACGTGCGCGCCGTCGGTGACCTCACACTGACCGGCCAACTGGAACGCACCCGCGTCGCCGGAGAGATCGCCCTCGGCCAGTCCGGCGGCGCCCTGGGTCCCGGGTCGGTGCTCGATTTCACCGGCGGCCGCAACTGCCTCAGCCCCACCGCGAGCGAGGCGCTCGCCCGGTCACCACTGCCGGTCAACGTGGGCACCGGACTGTCCTGCGGATAG
- a CDS encoding long-chain fatty acid--CoA ligase, which yields MSRQVRVLVSSTVPAGKARPDTLCAAFQANVAKYGDAVALRTMGGAQSLTWREYGDRVRAIAAGLAGLGVEPGDTVALMMTNRPEFHLCDTGVLHTGATPFSVYNTNPVDLLAYQFGNAGNKVVICEKQFAPQILEAVAKAAEQGAKVEHVLCVDEAIDGTLSLAEVEANPKADFDFEATWQAVDPEGLLTIVYTSGTTGPPKGVELTHTNFIENARIIEQFGGGGLDDRVISYLPDAHAANRWFAHYLTMLEGGQITTVPDFKQVAAALTEVHPTVFLGVPRVWVKVKGALEERFANEKPLKRRLINWAVGVGRARARAASDARTLGAVDQFQYRLAEKLVLLPIREKLGLDKVRVAVTGSVAIPPEVHEFFLGLGLPLCEGYGMTECTAGATLNGPDRVKIGTVGTPLPGAEIKLADDGEVLVRGKMVMRGYRNDPAKTAETVDGDGWLHTGDIGTIDADGYLSIIDRKKELIINAAGKNMSPSNIENTIAASTPLAGTVVCIGEQRPFNTALICLDPDLVAAFAQRNGIAAASTAELAKDPQVLAAIEQGVTEANGKLSRVEQVKKYIVLPDVWENGGDCLTATGKLKRKPISARYTATIEDLYSK from the coding sequence ATGAGTAGACAGGTTCGGGTTTTGGTTTCATCGACAGTCCCGGCGGGCAAGGCCCGTCCGGACACGTTGTGCGCCGCCTTCCAGGCGAACGTGGCGAAGTACGGCGACGCGGTGGCCCTGCGCACCATGGGTGGGGCGCAGTCGCTGACGTGGCGGGAGTACGGGGATCGGGTCCGCGCGATCGCGGCGGGACTGGCCGGGCTGGGTGTCGAGCCGGGTGACACGGTGGCGCTGATGATGACCAACCGGCCCGAGTTCCATCTCTGCGATACCGGCGTCCTGCACACGGGTGCGACACCGTTCTCGGTGTACAACACCAACCCGGTGGATCTGCTGGCCTACCAGTTCGGCAATGCCGGCAACAAGGTCGTGATCTGCGAAAAGCAGTTCGCACCACAGATTTTGGAGGCCGTGGCGAAGGCGGCAGAACAGGGCGCGAAGGTCGAGCACGTCCTCTGCGTCGACGAAGCCATCGACGGCACACTGTCGCTGGCCGAGGTGGAAGCGAACCCCAAGGCGGACTTCGACTTCGAGGCCACCTGGCAGGCCGTGGATCCCGAGGGCCTGCTCACCATCGTCTACACCTCCGGCACCACCGGCCCACCCAAGGGCGTGGAGCTCACCCACACCAACTTCATCGAAAATGCCCGCATCATCGAGCAATTCGGCGGCGGTGGCCTGGATGACCGGGTGATCTCCTACCTGCCCGACGCGCACGCCGCCAACCGCTGGTTCGCGCACTACCTGACGATGCTCGAGGGCGGCCAGATCACCACCGTGCCCGACTTCAAGCAGGTCGCGGCCGCGCTGACCGAGGTGCATCCCACGGTGTTCCTCGGCGTGCCCCGGGTGTGGGTGAAAGTCAAAGGCGCACTGGAGGAACGCTTCGCCAACGAGAAGCCGCTCAAGCGCCGCCTGATCAACTGGGCCGTCGGGGTGGGCCGGGCCCGCGCCCGCGCGGCGTCCGACGCCCGCACCCTCGGCGCCGTCGATCAGTTCCAGTACCGGCTCGCGGAAAAGCTTGTCCTGCTACCCATTCGGGAGAAGCTCGGCCTGGACAAGGTGCGCGTCGCGGTCACCGGTTCGGTGGCCATCCCGCCGGAGGTCCACGAGTTCTTCCTCGGCCTCGGCCTGCCGTTGTGTGAGGGGTACGGCATGACCGAGTGCACCGCGGGCGCCACGCTCAACGGCCCGGATCGGGTCAAGATCGGCACCGTCGGGACCCCGCTGCCCGGTGCGGAGATCAAGCTCGCCGACGACGGCGAGGTGCTGGTGCGCGGCAAGATGGTGATGCGCGGCTACCGCAACGACCCGGCCAAGACCGCCGAGACCGTCGACGGCGACGGCTGGTTGCACACCGGCGACATCGGCACCATCGACGCCGACGGCTACCTCTCGATCATCGACCGCAAGAAAGAACTCATCATCAACGCGGCCGGCAAGAACATGTCGCCGTCCAATATCGAGAACACCATCGCCGCCTCGACCCCGCTGGCGGGCACCGTCGTCTGCATCGGCGAGCAGCGCCCGTTCAACACGGCACTGATCTGCCTGGATCCGGATTTGGTCGCCGCGTTCGCGCAGCGGAACGGGATCGCCGCCGCCTCGACCGCCGAGCTGGCCAAGGATCCGCAGGTGCTGGCCGCGATCGAGCAGGGTGTCACCGAGGCCAACGGCAAACTCTCCCGGGTAGAGCAGGTCAAGAAGTACATCGTGCTTCCGGATGTGTGGGAGAACGGCGGGGATTGCCTGACCGCCACCGGAAAATTGAAGCGGAAGCCGATCTCGGCTCGCTACACGGCTACGATCGAGGATCTTTACTCGAAGTAA
- a CDS encoding CdaR family transcriptional regulator has translation MSTTGEAPRLGGDRVRAARTTQLFDDLHRRAASMVDGFYSALPPYTQMPQSLVETDFARGTKLNVDLFFDYLRGGAEPSEEETRELIELAMGRVRDGTPLTDVLDRYRLGATFLWERLRESAAPGEHEALLDVSLTLLKYVTLVTTRIATAATQRSHDPRWELLERRRGIADALLTGQDPVEWANDPVIPVADAFLVAVFRLCGTNGGPASALRHRVEAIPGVFLRLEAGGWTALIPLQPGDNGASTLAGLTARLPAQQPGQAPPYWVGVGAARTRSEIPTMFAEARVLAELGRCLARREILCRRTNLQFEYTVAVSDAARPGLASVLAPLDAQPMLAETLEVFVDSGFNQLATARQLNVHRNTVTYRLSRVNELTGLDPHRPADAMTLSAARLARRLESASFAP, from the coding sequence ATGAGCACTACTGGCGAGGCTCCCCGCCTCGGGGGCGACCGGGTGCGCGCGGCTCGCACGACGCAGCTCTTCGATGATCTCCATCGAAGAGCCGCGTCGATGGTGGACGGTTTCTACTCCGCCCTGCCGCCATACACGCAGATGCCGCAGTCGCTGGTGGAGACCGATTTCGCGCGCGGCACCAAACTCAACGTGGACCTGTTCTTCGACTATCTGCGCGGTGGCGCGGAGCCGTCGGAGGAGGAAACCCGCGAGCTGATCGAATTGGCGATGGGCCGGGTGCGGGACGGCACGCCGCTCACCGATGTCCTCGACCGCTACCGGCTCGGCGCGACCTTCCTGTGGGAGCGATTGCGGGAGTCGGCCGCGCCGGGCGAGCACGAGGCGCTGCTGGATGTGTCGCTCACGCTGCTGAAGTACGTCACGCTGGTGACCACCCGGATCGCCACGGCCGCCACCCAGCGCTCGCACGATCCGCGCTGGGAACTGCTGGAACGCCGTCGCGGTATCGCCGACGCGCTATTAACCGGGCAGGACCCGGTCGAATGGGCCAACGATCCGGTGATCCCGGTGGCGGACGCGTTCCTGGTCGCGGTGTTCCGGTTGTGCGGCACCAACGGCGGGCCGGCCTCGGCGCTGCGGCATCGGGTCGAGGCGATCCCCGGGGTGTTCCTGCGTTTGGAAGCGGGCGGGTGGACGGCGCTGATCCCGCTGCAACCCGGCGACAACGGTGCGAGCACCCTGGCCGGGCTCACCGCGCGACTACCCGCACAACAGCCCGGGCAGGCGCCGCCGTACTGGGTCGGCGTGGGCGCGGCCCGGACTCGATCCGAGATCCCCACGATGTTCGCCGAGGCCCGCGTGCTCGCCGAACTCGGCCGCTGCCTGGCGCGGCGCGAGATCTTGTGCCGCCGAACAAATCTGCAGTTCGAGTACACGGTGGCGGTCAGTGACGCGGCGCGGCCCGGACTGGCGTCGGTGCTGGCGCCGCTCGACGCGCAGCCGATGCTCGCCGAAACGCTCGAGGTGTTCGTCGACAGCGGGTTCAATCAATTGGCCACCGCGCGTCAGCTGAACGTGCACCGCAATACGGTCACCTATCGGCTGTCGCGGGTCAACGAACTCACCGGACTCGACCCGCATCGCCCCGCCGACGCGATGACGTTGTCGGCGGCCCGCCTGGCCCGCCGCCTGGAATCCGCGTCCTTCGCGCCTTAG
- a CDS encoding CocE/NonD family hydrolase, with amino-acid sequence MTTRAVIVAAITAIGLTAQTVPAHAVPAAGPVPSAPANFGLPADYQATPEKYGIAYELGHVVPLSDGTQLQTEVRYPTDPATGQRAGGEFPVVVNFTTYGALSSSLAAAVTSVVDTLNIPLPDHLKDARRVINQATSAQDMLVRRGYIEVIADVRGTGGSTGAWNPASKQDGIDGAQLVDWASKLPGSNGKVGMYGYSFPALSALRTAESIGPGSPLKAIVPMAMPNNIFNEVLGHDGMMSPLLLTVISVMVPYLSLIGPFMTAVVSPQTFLKALGDHLAALVSSDSTIKLLLEAYAGGPLAYDGNFWQERRFETELHKLVENDIAMYQVGGLWDLYQEGPFRNYSQLQNISAGRDQFAPMAPGQATDGRFQLMMGPWYHVGLGFGPGSRIDTNMITVAWFDRFLKDIPNGVDELDNTLHVIDPNNVAVSTARYPFEQAAIQQRYFDGDRLVAQPPTVADASDRLDYTGIDNICNRQSLGQYAAGLFDFLFRLFTAYNPCTEWVQEPVAGRKYTMDPVTEPTMLAGPGSVTLYASSTSTDAAFQVWLDDVAPDGTAVNITGGSQLASQRTLEESKTWRGPDGTIYGPEHVVRKDTEQLLVPGEVVKMEIKIRPTFYRLEPGHSLRLRITSGTFPSTIPIPSDLPRLLGSSQQIHRDAARPSSLVLPLAPASAF; translated from the coding sequence ATGACGACCCGCGCGGTGATCGTGGCCGCGATCACCGCCATCGGCTTGACCGCCCAGACTGTGCCCGCGCACGCGGTACCCGCGGCGGGCCCGGTGCCCAGCGCGCCCGCCAACTTCGGGCTGCCCGCCGATTACCAGGCGACGCCGGAGAAGTACGGCATCGCCTACGAACTCGGCCATGTCGTCCCGCTCTCCGACGGCACCCAGCTGCAGACCGAGGTGCGCTACCCGACCGATCCGGCGACGGGTCAGCGCGCCGGCGGCGAGTTCCCGGTGGTCGTCAACTTCACCACCTACGGCGCGCTGTCCAGCTCGCTGGCGGCCGCCGTCACCAGCGTGGTCGACACCCTGAACATTCCGCTGCCCGATCATCTGAAGGACGCGCGCCGAGTCATCAACCAGGCCACCAGCGCCCAGGACATGCTGGTGCGCCGCGGCTACATCGAGGTCATCGCCGACGTGCGCGGCACCGGCGGCTCCACCGGCGCCTGGAACCCGGCCTCCAAGCAGGACGGCATCGACGGCGCGCAGCTGGTGGATTGGGCGTCGAAGCTGCCCGGCTCCAACGGCAAAGTCGGCATGTACGGGTATTCGTTCCCGGCGCTGTCGGCGCTGCGGACCGCCGAATCCATCGGTCCCGGTTCGCCGTTGAAGGCGATCGTGCCGATGGCCATGCCCAACAACATCTTCAACGAGGTGCTCGGGCACGACGGCATGATGAGCCCGCTGCTGCTCACTGTCATCTCGGTGATGGTGCCGTACCTGAGCCTGATCGGACCGTTCATGACGGCGGTGGTGTCGCCGCAGACCTTCCTGAAGGCGCTCGGCGATCATCTGGCGGCGCTGGTGTCCTCCGACAGCACCATCAAACTGCTGCTGGAGGCGTATGCGGGCGGGCCGCTCGCCTATGACGGAAACTTCTGGCAGGAACGGCGATTCGAGACCGAGCTGCACAAGCTGGTCGAGAACGACATCGCGATGTACCAGGTCGGCGGGCTGTGGGATCTGTACCAGGAGGGGCCGTTCCGCAACTACTCGCAGCTGCAGAACATCTCCGCCGGGCGCGATCAGTTCGCGCCGATGGCGCCGGGTCAGGCGACCGATGGACGGTTCCAGCTGATGATGGGCCCGTGGTACCACGTCGGGCTCGGCTTCGGGCCGGGGTCGCGGATCGACACCAATATGATCACCGTCGCCTGGTTCGACCGGTTCCTCAAGGACATTCCGAACGGCGTCGACGAACTCGACAACACCCTGCATGTGATCGATCCGAACAATGTGGCGGTCTCCACGGCGCGCTACCCGTTCGAGCAGGCCGCGATCCAGCAGCGGTACTTCGACGGTGACCGTCTGGTCGCCCAGCCGCCGACCGTCGCCGACGCCTCGGATCGCTTGGACTACACCGGAATCGACAACATCTGCAACCGGCAGTCGCTGGGCCAGTACGCCGCGGGCCTGTTCGACTTCCTGTTCCGGTTGTTCACCGCCTACAACCCGTGCACCGAATGGGTCCAGGAGCCGGTGGCGGGCCGCAAGTACACGATGGATCCGGTGACCGAGCCGACCATGCTGGCCGGCCCCGGCAGCGTCACCTTGTACGCGTCCTCGACCAGCACCGACGCCGCGTTCCAGGTCTGGCTCGACGATGTCGCACCGGACGGGACGGCCGTGAACATCACGGGCGGTTCACAATTGGCGAGCCAGCGCACGCTGGAGGAGTCCAAGACCTGGCGCGGACCGGACGGCACCATCTACGGCCCGGAGCATGTCGTCCGCAAGGACACCGAGCAGCTGCTGGTCCCCGGTGAGGTAGTGAAGATGGAGATCAAGATCCGGCCCACCTTCTACCGCCTGGAGCCGGGCCACTCGCTACGCCTGCGCATCACCAGCGGCACATTCCCGTCCACGATTCCGATCCCGAGCGACCTGCCGCGCCTGCTCGGCTCCTCGCAGCAGATCCACCGCGACGCGGCCAGGCCCTCCAGTCTGGTCCTGCCGCTGGCTCCGGCCTCGGCCTTCTGA